Proteins encoded in a region of the Vicia villosa cultivar HV-30 ecotype Madison, WI linkage group LG5, Vvil1.0, whole genome shotgun sequence genome:
- the LOC131603580 gene encoding uncharacterized protein LOC131603580: MAIPTLKLACKSNLHLRPLPFQCVRKVVPKSVPCVEPVECNRDLNRKQVNKKIPAWKKFNSKELGFRNSMIASPIKKVLNALKKKGYNVYLVGGCVRDLILMQTPKDFDIITSADLKEVMRTFSWCEIVGKRFPICHVHIDGIIIEVSSFNTAARRKPGRHLAHDIEAPEGCDKEDYLRWRNCLNRDFTINGFMFDPFAKIVYDYTGGMEDIIKAKVRTIVPAATSFQEDCARILRAIRITARLGFSISSETARSIKNLSYSVLRLDKGRLLMEMNYMLAYGSGEASLRLLWKYGLLDILLPFQALYFVRHGFRRRDKRMNMLLSFFFYLDKLLAPNRPCHSCLWVGILALHKSLSDEPRNPLVIAAFSLAVHNGGNLLEAIDIARRINKPHDIRFPELSDPYDLNPKAMENEILDLAESVKVSLLQMTSRHSVARAMADYPQAPQSDMVFIPLGLYLKALSIFDCLKASGYKKFSFKKGRKIDYESLAHGDLLETRHVFARIVFETVYPLSIGQS, translated from the exons CTCCCATTCCAATGTGTCCGCAAG GTTGTGCCAAAATCCGTACCTTGTGTTGAACCAGTGGAATGTAATAGAGACTTGAATCGAAAACAAG TAAATAAGAAGATACCGGCATGGAAGAAGTTTAATTCCAAAGAGCTTGGGTTTCGAAATTCTATGATAGCTAGTCCAATTAAAAAGGTTCTCAACGCGTTGAAGAAAAAGG GGTATAATGTTTACCTTGTAGGAGGCTGTGTACGGGACCTGATATTAATGCAAACGCCAAAAGATTTTGATATTATAACTTCAGCAGATCTTAAAGAG GTGATGAGAACGTTTTCATGGTGTGAAATAGTTGGTAAAAGGTTCCCAATATGTCATGTTCATATAGATGGTATAATCATTGAG GTTTCAAGTTTTAACACTGCCGCTAGACGCAAGCCTGGTAGACACCTCGCTCATGATATTGAGGCACCTGAGGGATGTGACAAGGAGGACTATCTTCGTTGGAGGAATTGTTTGAACAGAGATTTTACAATTAACGG GTTTATGTTTGATCCATTTgcaaaaattgtatatgattaCACGGGAGGAATGGAAGATATTATAAAAGCGAAA GTCCGAACCATAGTTCCAGCAGCTACTTCTTTTCAGGAAGACTGTG CTCGCATTCTTCGTGCAATCAGAATTACTGCTCGCTTGGGGTTTAGTATTTCAAGTGAAACTGCTCGTTCTATTAAAAATCTTTCATATTCAGTATTAAGACTTGATAAG GGTAGGCTTCTGATGGAAATGAATTATATGCTAGCATATGGGTCTGGTGAAGCTTCTTTAAGGTTATTATGGAAATATGGACTTCTAGATATTCTTCTTCCCTTTCAG GCTCTTTATTTTGTTCGTCATGGATTTCGGAGACGGGACAAAAGAATGAATATGCTTTTG TCTTTCTTCTTCTATTTGGATAAACTTTTGGCACCTAACCGTCCGTGTCATAGCTGCTTATG GGTTGGTATCCTTGCATTGCATAAATCTTTGAGTGATGAACCAAGGAATCCCTTGGTGATTGCTGCATTTAGCCTTGCAGTTCATAATGGTGGAAACTTGTTGGAAGCGATAGACATAGCTAGGAGGATCAACAAACCTCATGATATCAGATTTCCTGAATTATCAGATCCCTACGATCTAAATCCAAAGGCTATGGAAAATGAGATTTTAGATCTTGCAGAGTCTGTTAAAGTGTCATTGTTGCAGATGACATCTAGACACTCGGTAGCTCGAGCTATGGCTGACTATCCTCAAGCCCCTCAGTCAGATATG GTTTTCATCCCTTTAGGATTGTACCTAAAGGCTCTaagcatttttgactgtctgaaAGCAAGTGGTTATAAGAAGTTCTCGTTCAAGAAAGGCAGAAAAATTGATTATGAATCCTTAGCTCATGGTGACCTGCTAGAAACACGGCACGTGTTTGCAAGGATTGTATTTGAGACTGTATATCCATTAAGCATTGGTCAGTCCTAA
- the LOC131608000 gene encoding acyl carrier protein 4, chloroplastic-like, with product MTWLYFPTKHQLDNTPFHSSTQSTSLTLHSSLSIFNKMASFSATSLTFQPSFQFSTRTNQVSYRTSSFGAVSVGWTRTNLPSLRSSGFRIYAVQAQPETVQKVSKIVRKQLALTPETELTPETKFSALGADSLDTVEIVMGLEEEFGLNIEDDNSENITTIQEAADLIEKLIQKKDGA from the exons ATGACATGGCTTTACTTTCCAACTAAGCATCAACTAGATAACACACCGTTTCATTCATCAACCCAATCCACATCTCTTACTCTTCATTCCTCTCTATCCATCTTCAACAAAATGGCCTCTTTTTCAGCCACTTCTCTTACCTTTCAACCCTCTTTCCAATTCTCCACAAGAACCAACCAG GTTTCTTATAGAACTTCAAGTTTTGGAGCAGTTTCTGTAGGATGGACAAGGACAAACTTACCTTCTTTGAGATCCTCCGGTTTTCGCATCTATGCA GTTCAGGCACAACCTGAGACAGTGCAGAAAGTGAGCAAAATTGTGAGGAAACAACTCGCTTTGACACCCGAAACCGAGCTTACTCCAGAAACCAAGTTCTCAGCTCTTGGTGCTGATTCCCTTGACACA GTTGAAATAGTGATGGGTTTAGAGGAAGAGTTTGGGCTTAATATTGAAGATGATAACTCTGAAAACATCACAACCATTCAAGAAGCAGCTGATTTGATAGAGAAGCTGATTCAAAAGAAAGATGGAGCTTAG
- the LOC131603581 gene encoding mitochondrial phosphate carrier protein 3, mitochondrial-like: MALFDKSSRNSLVPGFLYSSNAFSHLDSSSINHAPSSSPRPHRNNIPMMIPSPAESSIPMFSPAYYAACSAGGVFSCGLTHMAVTPLDLVKCNMQIDPAKYKSIPSGFGVLLKEQGARGFFKGWVPTLLGYSAQGACKFGFYEFFKKYYSDLAGEENAVKYKTFIYLAGSASAEVIADVALCPMEAVKVRVQTQPGYARGLSDGLPKFIKADGVSGLYRGIVPLWGRQIPYTMMKFASFETIVEMIYKYAIPTPKAQCSKSKQLGVSFAAGYVAGVLCAIVSHPADNLVSFLNNAKGATVGDAVKKIGVVGLFTRGLPLRIVMIGTLTGAQWGLYDSFKVFVGLPTTGGAAPPPPTPTN; encoded by the exons ATGGCCTTGTTTGACAAATCATCTCGCAACTCTCTTGTTCCTGGATTTCTTTACTCATCAAATGCATTCTCCCATTTGGATTCTTCTTCAATCAACCATGCACCATCATCATCACCACGACCTCATAGGAATAATATTCCTATGATGATCCCTTCACCGGCGGAGAGTAGCATCCCCATGTTTTCTCCTGCTTACTACGCCGCATGCAGCGCCGGTGGCGTCTTCAGCTGTGGCCTTACACACATGGCTGTCACCCCTCTTGATCTCGTCAAGTGCAACATGCAG ATTGACCCTGCAAAGTATAAGAGCATCCCATCAGGATTTGGAGTTTTGCTGAAGGAGCAAGGTGCTAGAGGTTTCTTCAAAGGCTGGGTGCCAACTTTGCTTGGTTATAGTGCTCAAGGAGCATGCAAGTTTGGATTTTATGAATTCTTCAAAAAGTATTACTCAGATCTTGCAGGAGAAGAGAATGCAGTCAAGTATAAAACCTTTATATATCTAGCTGGTTCTGCTTCCGCAGAAGTTATTGCTGATGTTGCCCTTTGTCCTATGGAGGCTGTCAAGGTTCGTGTACAAACTCAGCCTGGATATGCTCGTGGTTTGTCCGACGGGTTGCCCAAGTTTATCAAGGCTGATGGTGTTTCCGG GTTGTATAGAGGAATTGTTCCTCTCTGGGGCCGTCAGATACCAT ACACTATGATGAAATTTGCTTCCTTTGAGACAATTGTGGAGATGATCTACAAATATGCGATTCCAACCCCGAAAGCACAATGCAGCAAAAGTAAGCAGCTAGGAGTGAGTTTTGCTGCAGGATATGTTGCAGGTGTACTGTGTGCAATTGTCTCACACCCTGCTGATAATCTTGTTTCTTTTCTCAACAATGCCAAGGGAGCCACTGTTGGTGAT GCAGTGAAGAAGATTGGAGTAGTTGGTCTTTTCACTCGCGGCCTTCCTCTTCGTATAGTTATGATTGGAACACTAACCGGAGCTCAGTGGGGTCTCTATGattcatttaaagtttttgtAGGACT GCCAACTACTGGTGGAGCTGCTCCTCCACCACCGACACCTACAAATTAA
- the LOC131603578 gene encoding dual specificity protein phosphatase PHS1 isoform X2, which yields MLDIESSSFSWESLSSLHHTEHSSSNEHSEDEMNKPLEVTVNSGGVVFFAFFNGQGSADAFPREEAAVIKISSSRMATQSERLGYELAKWLGIQTPQARVIHNTSSEWQQIKEATEKAREAAANSQCDEVGEVTCFELLEALELSRCLFLMSYVHGSPLLENTSAFESRESAEITSEALGRVLMLDLVIRNEDRLPCRELRWRGNSANLLLAEKMISANTNTLEAALDSAMNIYRPKVVRALQKERRSSSVDSRLDSHNPGLIISQASDLSEATASPISADISLKSEASEESISSDLNIVVIDSGVPRRPPIGKRANDQVNYPKLVELLINSSEYASNLLHDITGGKLGCPLPENMDTTDIPTSHMRSVHAFRTGFRGALRDLQGFHIFLLTLHQRLDTLLRSFMNIISKISSGESDREDLLVPDSPSLSLASSGSCCSPSSKERHANDNNQDFADSESQRSTSRSLSSCNRDCSDSTSGSKENWHGKFSKGNGESHRNLRLTAKLRDFHKFAKVDAESSKELEQWNEMLKNDAVKLCQENNFNTGFFEGSDNNSVVDAYELKVRLEHILERIALISDAASTEKPSAVTSFLFIGGALAARSVYTLQYLGITHILCLCTNEIGQSETQFPDVFEYQNFSVCDSEDFNITTVFDEACDFIDSVEQKGQKILVHCFEGKSRSVTLVLAYLMLRKKYTLSKAWQTMKQVHRRAQPNDGFAKILQVLDQKLHGKVSMEWQQRKPTMKVCPICGKNAGLSSSSLKLHLQKSHRKLSSGSVDSAMTMEIQKALTALKISRSGSVSPTQRSSHSIIDQ from the exons ATGTTGGATATTGAATCGAGCTCCTTTTCTTGGGAGAGTCTCTCTTCACTGCACCATACTGAACACAGCAGTAGCAATGAGCATTCTGAGGATGAAATGAACAAGCCTCTTGAG GTAACCGTGAATTCTGGAGGTGTTgtattttttgcctttttcaaTGGTCAAGGGAGTGCTGATGCTTTTCCGAGAGAGGAAGCAGCTGTTATAAAAATATCATCATCAAGAATGGCAACCCAATCTGAACGCCTTGGATATGAACTTGCTAAGTGGCTAGGAATCCAAACTCCGCAG GCTAGAGTCATTCATAATACCAGTTCAGAATGGCAACAAATAAAGGAAGCTACAGAAAAAGCTAGAGAAGCGGCGGCAAATTCTCAGTGTGATGAAGTAGGTGAAGTGACGTGTTTTGAACTTTTGGAAGCTCTAGAGCTTAGCCGATGTCTATTTTTAATGAG TTATGTACATGGTTCACCTTTGCTTGAGAACACTAGTGCATTTGAGTCACGAGAATCTGCAGAAATAACATCAGAAGCTCTTGGCAGGGTACTGATGTTAGACCTAGTAATTCGAAATGAAGACAGGCTCCCTTGCCGTGAGCTTAGATGGCGTGGGAATTCTGCAAACTTGCTGTTGGCTGAAAAGATGATCTCTGCAAATACAAATACACTAGAAGCAGCTTTGGATTCTGCAATGAATATTTATAGACCAAAGGTGGTTAGGGCACTTCAAAAAGAAAGAAGGTCGAGTTCAGTAGATAGCAGATTGGATTCCCATAATCCTGGCTTAATAATATCACAAGCCTCCGATCTTTCAGAAGCAACAGCATCGCCAATATCCGCGGACATAAGTCTTAAaagtgaagcatcagaagaatcaATATCTTCTGACCTTAACATTGTAGTCATTGATTCTGGTGTTCCTCGGCGACCCCCTATTGGAAAACGTGCAAATGATCAGGTTAATTATCCTAAGTTAGTTGAATTGCTAATCAATAGTTCTGAGTATGCATCAAACCTGTTGCATGATATAACTGGAGGGAAATTAGGATGTCCTCTACCAGAAAACATGGATACAACTGATATACCTACAAGTCACATGAGATCAGTTCATGCCTTTCGTACCGGTTTTCGAGGTGCACTTAGGGATCTACAAGGATTTCATATATTCCTACTCACCCTACATCAAAGACTTGATACTTTGTTACGATCATTTAtgaatattataagcaaaatatcATCAGGGGAGTCTGACAGAGAGGACTTGTTGGTTCCTGATTCACCTTCCCTTTCACTGGCTAGTAGTGGTAGTTGTTGCTCTCCATCAAGTAAAGAGAGGCATGCCAATGATAACAATCAAGATTTCGCTGATTCAGAATCACAGAGATCTACTTCAAGGTCACTGTCTTCATGTAATAGAGATTGTAGTGACTCGACTTCTGGGTCCAAAGAAAATTGGCATGGGAAGTTCTCTAAAGGAAATGGAGAGTCACATCGTAATCTCCGTTTGACAGCTAAGCTCCGTGATTTTCATAAATTTGCCAAG GTTGATGCTGAATCTAGTAAAGAACTGGAACAGTGGAACGAAATGCTTAAAAATGATGCCGTCAAACTATGCCAGGAGAACAATTTCAATACAGGATTCTTCGAGGGTAGTGATAATAACAGTGTTGTTGATGCATATGAACTGAAG GTCCGACTTGAGCATATTCTAGAGAGAATTGCATTGATATCTGATGCTGCAAGTACCGAGAAACCGTCTGCTGTTACAAGCTTTCTGTTCATTGGTGGGGCACTGGCTGCAAGATCTGTATACACTCTGCAATACTTAGGAATTACACATATTTTGTGTTTGTGTACCAATGAAATTGGACAATCCGAAACTCAATTTCCTGATGTATTTGAATACCAAAATTTCTCT GTCTGTGACAGTGAAGATTTTAACATCACCACCGTATTTGATGAAGCATGTGATTTCATAGATTCTGTTGAACAAAAAGGTCAGAAAATTTTAGTCCATTGCTTTGAAGGGAAAAGCAGAAGTGTTACATTGGTCCTTGCTTATCTAATGCTGAGGAA GAAGTATACTTTATCAAAAGCATGGCAAACAATGAAACAGGTTCACCGTCGAGCACAGCCAAATGATGGTTTCGCAAAGATCTTACAAGTTTTGGATCAGAAATTACATGGGAAGGTTTCAATGGAGTGGCAACAGAGGAAACCGACAATGAAAGTCTGTCCCATCTGTGGGAAAAATGCCGGGCTAAGCAGTAGCTCGCTAAAACTACACCTGCAGAAATCACATAGAAAGCTATCATCTGGTAGTGTAGATAGTGCCATGACAATGGAGATTCAAAAGGCATTAACGGCTTTGAAGATAAGCCGTAGCGGGAGTGTTAGCCCGACTCAAAGGTCGTCTCATTCAATAATAGATCAATAG
- the LOC131603578 gene encoding dual specificity protein phosphatase PHS1 isoform X1: MATHQNQGKDQERELEFLSDDSESEFEVPLPLTVTSRALYMLGDITAGPAFRFTQWLHLVRKRTSKYRSSGFPHSPSTTMPSNSSVRDSIDDKKCDMHLDQTEISLWERLGKAAMLDIESSSFSWESLSSLHHTEHSSSNEHSEDEMNKPLEVTVNSGGVVFFAFFNGQGSADAFPREEAAVIKISSSRMATQSERLGYELAKWLGIQTPQARVIHNTSSEWQQIKEATEKAREAAANSQCDEVGEVTCFELLEALELSRCLFLMSYVHGSPLLENTSAFESRESAEITSEALGRVLMLDLVIRNEDRLPCRELRWRGNSANLLLAEKMISANTNTLEAALDSAMNIYRPKVVRALQKERRSSSVDSRLDSHNPGLIISQASDLSEATASPISADISLKSEASEESISSDLNIVVIDSGVPRRPPIGKRANDQVNYPKLVELLINSSEYASNLLHDITGGKLGCPLPENMDTTDIPTSHMRSVHAFRTGFRGALRDLQGFHIFLLTLHQRLDTLLRSFMNIISKISSGESDREDLLVPDSPSLSLASSGSCCSPSSKERHANDNNQDFADSESQRSTSRSLSSCNRDCSDSTSGSKENWHGKFSKGNGESHRNLRLTAKLRDFHKFAKVDAESSKELEQWNEMLKNDAVKLCQENNFNTGFFEGSDNNSVVDAYELKVRLEHILERIALISDAASTEKPSAVTSFLFIGGALAARSVYTLQYLGITHILCLCTNEIGQSETQFPDVFEYQNFSVCDSEDFNITTVFDEACDFIDSVEQKGQKILVHCFEGKSRSVTLVLAYLMLRKKYTLSKAWQTMKQVHRRAQPNDGFAKILQVLDQKLHGKVSMEWQQRKPTMKVCPICGKNAGLSSSSLKLHLQKSHRKLSSGSVDSAMTMEIQKALTALKISRSGSVSPTQRSSHSIIDQ; encoded by the exons ATGGCAACACATCAAAACCAG GGAAAAGATCAAGAGAGGGAATTGGAATTCCTAAGTGACGACTCTGAATCTGAATTTGAGGTTCCATTGCCTCTCACCGTCACTTCTCGG GCTTTGTATATGTTGGGAGATATAACTGCAGGGCCTGCGTTTAGGTTCACGCAATGGCTCCATTTGGTTCGTAAACGCACTTCCAAGTATCGCTCTTCTGGTTTCCCTCATAGTCCTTCAACCACCATGCCTTCTAATTCTAG CGTCCGAGACTCGATTGATGATAAAAAATGTGATATGCACCTTGATCAAACAGAAATTAGCTTGTGGGAGAGACTTGGGAAAGCTGCAATGTTGGATATTGAATCGAGCTCCTTTTCTTGGGAGAGTCTCTCTTCACTGCACCATACTGAACACAGCAGTAGCAATGAGCATTCTGAGGATGAAATGAACAAGCCTCTTGAG GTAACCGTGAATTCTGGAGGTGTTgtattttttgcctttttcaaTGGTCAAGGGAGTGCTGATGCTTTTCCGAGAGAGGAAGCAGCTGTTATAAAAATATCATCATCAAGAATGGCAACCCAATCTGAACGCCTTGGATATGAACTTGCTAAGTGGCTAGGAATCCAAACTCCGCAG GCTAGAGTCATTCATAATACCAGTTCAGAATGGCAACAAATAAAGGAAGCTACAGAAAAAGCTAGAGAAGCGGCGGCAAATTCTCAGTGTGATGAAGTAGGTGAAGTGACGTGTTTTGAACTTTTGGAAGCTCTAGAGCTTAGCCGATGTCTATTTTTAATGAG TTATGTACATGGTTCACCTTTGCTTGAGAACACTAGTGCATTTGAGTCACGAGAATCTGCAGAAATAACATCAGAAGCTCTTGGCAGGGTACTGATGTTAGACCTAGTAATTCGAAATGAAGACAGGCTCCCTTGCCGTGAGCTTAGATGGCGTGGGAATTCTGCAAACTTGCTGTTGGCTGAAAAGATGATCTCTGCAAATACAAATACACTAGAAGCAGCTTTGGATTCTGCAATGAATATTTATAGACCAAAGGTGGTTAGGGCACTTCAAAAAGAAAGAAGGTCGAGTTCAGTAGATAGCAGATTGGATTCCCATAATCCTGGCTTAATAATATCACAAGCCTCCGATCTTTCAGAAGCAACAGCATCGCCAATATCCGCGGACATAAGTCTTAAaagtgaagcatcagaagaatcaATATCTTCTGACCTTAACATTGTAGTCATTGATTCTGGTGTTCCTCGGCGACCCCCTATTGGAAAACGTGCAAATGATCAGGTTAATTATCCTAAGTTAGTTGAATTGCTAATCAATAGTTCTGAGTATGCATCAAACCTGTTGCATGATATAACTGGAGGGAAATTAGGATGTCCTCTACCAGAAAACATGGATACAACTGATATACCTACAAGTCACATGAGATCAGTTCATGCCTTTCGTACCGGTTTTCGAGGTGCACTTAGGGATCTACAAGGATTTCATATATTCCTACTCACCCTACATCAAAGACTTGATACTTTGTTACGATCATTTAtgaatattataagcaaaatatcATCAGGGGAGTCTGACAGAGAGGACTTGTTGGTTCCTGATTCACCTTCCCTTTCACTGGCTAGTAGTGGTAGTTGTTGCTCTCCATCAAGTAAAGAGAGGCATGCCAATGATAACAATCAAGATTTCGCTGATTCAGAATCACAGAGATCTACTTCAAGGTCACTGTCTTCATGTAATAGAGATTGTAGTGACTCGACTTCTGGGTCCAAAGAAAATTGGCATGGGAAGTTCTCTAAAGGAAATGGAGAGTCACATCGTAATCTCCGTTTGACAGCTAAGCTCCGTGATTTTCATAAATTTGCCAAG GTTGATGCTGAATCTAGTAAAGAACTGGAACAGTGGAACGAAATGCTTAAAAATGATGCCGTCAAACTATGCCAGGAGAACAATTTCAATACAGGATTCTTCGAGGGTAGTGATAATAACAGTGTTGTTGATGCATATGAACTGAAG GTCCGACTTGAGCATATTCTAGAGAGAATTGCATTGATATCTGATGCTGCAAGTACCGAGAAACCGTCTGCTGTTACAAGCTTTCTGTTCATTGGTGGGGCACTGGCTGCAAGATCTGTATACACTCTGCAATACTTAGGAATTACACATATTTTGTGTTTGTGTACCAATGAAATTGGACAATCCGAAACTCAATTTCCTGATGTATTTGAATACCAAAATTTCTCT GTCTGTGACAGTGAAGATTTTAACATCACCACCGTATTTGATGAAGCATGTGATTTCATAGATTCTGTTGAACAAAAAGGTCAGAAAATTTTAGTCCATTGCTTTGAAGGGAAAAGCAGAAGTGTTACATTGGTCCTTGCTTATCTAATGCTGAGGAA GAAGTATACTTTATCAAAAGCATGGCAAACAATGAAACAGGTTCACCGTCGAGCACAGCCAAATGATGGTTTCGCAAAGATCTTACAAGTTTTGGATCAGAAATTACATGGGAAGGTTTCAATGGAGTGGCAACAGAGGAAACCGACAATGAAAGTCTGTCCCATCTGTGGGAAAAATGCCGGGCTAAGCAGTAGCTCGCTAAAACTACACCTGCAGAAATCACATAGAAAGCTATCATCTGGTAGTGTAGATAGTGCCATGACAATGGAGATTCAAAAGGCATTAACGGCTTTGAAGATAAGCCGTAGCGGGAGTGTTAGCCCGACTCAAAGGTCGTCTCATTCAATAATAGATCAATAG